The genomic stretch CGGAGCAGACATAACGGTTTTTGAAGCAAATGAGGAACGTATAGGCGGCAGAGTATATACCTATTATTTTGACAGAAGCAGAAACTATTATGGAGAGTTCGGCGCCATGAGAATACCAATTTCTCATGGTACTACCTGGCATTATATTAACCTCTTTCATTTAATGACGGTACCCTCGTCCCAGGGAATACCAAATAATTTCATTTATGTTCACAATACCAGAACCCGCAAGGACCCCCAGGGGGCAAATATCATGGAGTATCTCTATCCTTTGTATAATCTTACACCTGCTGAAAGAATCACTCCCTGGAATCAGTTGAATGAATACGCGTTTTCCAGTCTTTTAAAACAACTCTCTCCCGATACCAGAAAAGAGCTACTTCAGATATTACCGAACTATTCACCTCAGATTCTTCCCTTTATCAATCAAAGTGTCCGGCAGATACTTGAGGCGCTTGGCTTAAGTCAGGACGCAATAACCCTTCTTGCCAGTGTAAATTCACTAACAGGTGACACTCTTGCGGCAAACTATTTCGAAAACCTTAACGAAGAATATTCCATGGATTATATCAATGTCTACCGTATCTCAGGAGGAATGGAAAAGCTTCCTTATGCTTTTTACAACTCTTTAACGAATCTTGCTCCAGATGAATATACAATTGAAAAAAAATATCTTGGAAACTGCCAGATTAATATGGGATATTATGTTAACGGAATATACCAGCTGGAAAAAAATAAGGTTCTACTGAAATACAATACTCTAAGTTTAAGGAATCAGACCGAAGAGTTTGATTATGTAATCTGTGCCATCCCTTTTTCTCTGCTACGAACCTTTGATATAAATCCCTTCTTTTCCAATCAGAAAATGCAGGCTATCAGAGAATTGAACTATTATAACTCCTTAAAAGCCTCTTTCCTAAGCAAAAGACGTTTTTGGGAAGAAGATACTGACTATGGACGAATGAACGGAGGGTTTTCTGCTACCGATCTTCCAATCAGCACTATCTTTTACCCTACAGACCATCTTGCCTGTTTGGAGGAATCTGTCTGTATGCCAAACGAGCCCGGAGTATTTACCGCTTCCTATAACATTGGACTGGATGCGGTTCGAATTGGTGCTTTCCCGGAAGGGCAGCGTTTTTCCTATATAAAAAGGAATGTAGAAGAAGTTCATGGACTCCCGGAAGGATATTTGAACAGAATAATTACGGGACACAAAACG from Anaerocolumna sp. AGMB13020 encodes the following:
- a CDS encoding flavin monoamine oxidase family protein; translation: MTNIHTFMNPTDTQRYQMLSNSLEGAGRSEDLFNIIELLNPPPDIHTYIKPGGLKKVRIGIIGAGLAGLAAAFELRKTGADITVFEANEERIGGRVYTYYFDRSRNYYGEFGAMRIPISHGTTWHYINLFHLMTVPSSQGIPNNFIYVHNTRTRKDPQGANIMEYLYPLYNLTPAERITPWNQLNEYAFSSLLKQLSPDTRKELLQILPNYSPQILPFINQSVRQILEALGLSQDAITLLASVNSLTGDTLAANYFENLNEEYSMDYINVYRISGGMEKLPYAFYNSLTNLAPDEYTIEKKYLGNCQINMGYYVNGIYQLEKNKVLLKYNTLSLRNQTEEFDYVICAIPFSLLRTFDINPFFSNQKMQAIRELNYYNSLKASFLSKRRFWEEDTDYGRMNGGFSATDLPISTIFYPTDHLACLEESVCMPNEPGVFTASYNIGLDAVRIGAFPEGQRFSYIKRNVEEVHGLPEGYLNRIITGHKTVNWNEEPFAKGAFATDLPGQLLNFGYDMLLPEYNSHVFFAGEHTSSKHGWMQGALYSGMFAANCLAYNFYL